From the Acidimicrobiia bacterium genome, the window GACACCTCGGCGGATGCCCGGACTCGCTCGGGGGGGAGGACTCGAACCCCCAATAACAGGGCCAGAACCTGTCGTGTTGCCGATTACACCACCCCCGAAAGTGGCCCGAGCAGGATACACGACATGGTCGATCCCCCTCCCAGGTCACGCGGGCACGACAAAGAGGCCGGGGCGCTCAACGTCACCTGCGGCTCGTCCAGCTCACGACATCCTGGCGGATGCCTCTCGAAGGCGCTCCATCGATCGCTCCCTGCCGAGAGCCGCCAACGACTCGAAAAGCGGAGGGCTGACGGTCGAGCCCGAGATCGCCACCCGTAGCGGCTGCAACCCGCTGCGGGCAGACAAGCCGTCCTCCTCGAGCATCGCCCGCAAGGATCGTTCGATGGCGCCGGCATCCCACGACTCGAGCGAGCCGAGCCTTTCGATCGCCCCCGCCAGCGCAGTCGAGGCACTCTCGTTCGCCGTCACCTTGGCCCACGTGTCGTCGTCGACGGCGACGTCGGCGAACAGGAACCTCACCTGTTCCGGCACCTCCGTCAGGAGCCTGGCTCGTTCCTGGACGAGTGGTGCGATCTCGCTGAGCGTCGACCGCTCCTCATCCGACAGGCTGCGCCCCAGGCCGTCCTCGACGAGGGGAAGCACTGCCGATGCGAACTTCTCGACGCCGAGATCCCTGATGTAGAGGCCGTTCAGCCATTGGAGCTTCTCCACGTCGAAGATGGCAGCCGACTTGGTGACGTCCGATAGGTCGAAGCGCTCGATCATCTCCTCCATCGACACGACCGTGACGTCCGGGCCCGGCGACCAGCCGAGGAGCGCCAGGTAGTTGTCCATCGCCTCCGGGAGGTAACCGCCCAGCCGGTAGGCCCGCAGTGACGTGTCGCCGTGGCGTTTCGAGAGCTTCTTGCCGTCCGGCCCCATGAGGAGCGCCAGATGGGCAAAGACGGGAGGCTCGACGCCCAGCGCCTCCGAGAGGAGGATGTGCTTCGGGGTCGACGAGAGCAGGTCCTCTCCCCGCACGACGTGCGTGATCTCGAAGTCGACGTCGTCGACCGCGCTGGCGAGGTGGTACGTCGGCGTGCCGTCGGACCGCAGGATGACGAAATCGTCCACCTGCACGTGGTCGAACGACACCTGGCCACGCACGAGATCGTCGAACGTCGTGACGCCCGGTCGGGGCACGGCGAACCGTATCGGCGCCCGCTCGCCGGCAGCCACGAGCCGCTCGGCGTGGTCGGGGTCGATCCGGTAGCGGCCGTCGTACGCCGGGGTCTTGCCTGTGGACCGCATCTCCTCCCGGAACGCCTCGAGCTGGGCGTCCGTCTCGAAGGAGTGGTACGCCAACCCCTCGGCGACGAGCGAGGCGGCGACGTCGCGGTACCGGTCGAGCCGCATGCTCTGCCGATACGGGGCATGCGGGCCGCCGACCTCGAGACCCTCGTCCCAGTCGAGTCCCAGCCAGCGGAGCCCGGCGTAGATGTCCTCCTGATAGAGCTCGTCGCTGCGTTCCCGATCGGTGTCGTCGCCGCGCAGGATGAACGTCCCGCCCCTGCCCTTGGAGAAGAGGTAGTTGTACAACGCCGCCCGGGCGTTGCCCACGTGCAGGTAGCCCGTGGGTGACGGAGCGAATCGGACCCTGACCGTCACCGGGCGGCCACCGGGTTCACGAGGACCCCGACGCCTTCGAC encodes:
- the gltX gene encoding glutamate--tRNA ligase; translated protein: MTVRVRFAPSPTGYLHVGNARAALYNYLFSKGRGGTFILRGDDTDRERSDELYQEDIYAGLRWLGLDWDEGLEVGGPHAPYRQSMRLDRYRDVAASLVAEGLAYHSFETDAQLEAFREEMRSTGKTPAYDGRYRIDPDHAERLVAAGERAPIRFAVPRPGVTTFDDLVRGQVSFDHVQVDDFVILRSDGTPTYHLASAVDDVDFEITHVVRGEDLLSSTPKHILLSEALGVEPPVFAHLALLMGPDGKKLSKRHGDTSLRAYRLGGYLPEAMDNYLALLGWSPGPDVTVVSMEEMIERFDLSDVTKSAAIFDVEKLQWLNGLYIRDLGVEKFASAVLPLVEDGLGRSLSDEERSTLSEIAPLVQERARLLTEVPEQVRFLFADVAVDDDTWAKVTANESASTALAGAIERLGSLESWDAGAIERSLRAMLEEDGLSARSGLQPLRVAISGSTVSPPLFESLAALGRERSMERLREASARMS